One candidate division WOR-3 bacterium DNA segment encodes these proteins:
- a CDS encoding SpoIVB peptidase S55 domain-containing protein: MGVLIIFLIINMPIMDLDSIKQKMKGYGLSTFFGILPDTFECEIIDVMKDVEPKRNLIIAKLSKQNLENSGVVSGMSGSPVFINNKLIGAVAYAWEFQKEPICGITPIYEMLYPESFPKGRNLPIRNYTLPIALSSNLDKKAIELFKQIFPENIKPIFLPMGKGEKEDIEIEPSLGYAVGATFIDGDLKAAAIGTLTYINKDTIYAFGHPLFNFGELELPLVLGKIHCIMPAYDNSFKLFSPVKEIGVINYDYQTAIKGILNKKAKKIPVRIKITNENKKEIFNYEICNHHKLIPFLLPICLSSSYSSFTTKTLLNYTIQNKIKLKFLLKDREEEFIYEKISISDEPRSWELYDFYNDLKTILENPLEKITIKECEIESEIIPEKRAAKILDITLNKTRFLIKDELKVKITFQDLEGRIFDKEISLKIDLSPAQYFLFVGNPDDFFAIFPQKEEKSFSKLLENIKKRKRGNLLKLAIYSQAKGIMLKDLGYSLPLSLKRLKEKSFSETSPFTICYEKEDTFNYFITNSKILTFEVKEEK; this comes from the coding sequence ATGGGAGTTCTGATAATTTTTTTAATAATTAATATGCCAATAATGGATTTAGATAGTATAAAACAAAAAATGAAAGGTTATGGTCTTTCTACTTTTTTTGGTATTTTACCTGATACCTTTGAATGCGAGATTATTGATGTGATGAAAGATGTTGAGCCAAAAAGAAATTTAATTATTGCTAAATTGTCAAAACAGAATTTAGAGAATAGTGGTGTGGTTAGCGGTATGTCAGGAAGTCCGGTATTTATTAATAATAAATTGATTGGTGCGGTTGCTTATGCTTGGGAGTTCCAGAAAGAGCCAATTTGTGGTATTACGCCAATCTACGAAATGCTCTATCCAGAAAGTTTTCCAAAAGGAAGGAATTTACCAATAAGAAATTATACCCTTCCCATCGCTTTAAGTAGCAATTTAGATAAAAAGGCAATAGAACTTTTCAAACAAATCTTTCCAGAAAATATCAAACCAATATTTCTACCAATGGGCAAAGGAGAAAAGGAAGATATTGAAATTGAACCTTCCTTGGGTTATGCCGTGGGCGCAACTTTTATTGATGGCGATTTGAAAGCAGCAGCGATTGGCACATTAACTTATATTAATAAGGATACTATTTATGCCTTTGGTCATCCCTTATTTAATTTTGGTGAATTAGAATTGCCTTTGGTCTTAGGGAAAATCCATTGTATAATGCCCGCCTATGATAATTCCTTTAAACTCTTCTCGCCAGTAAAAGAAATTGGTGTTATAAACTACGATTACCAAACAGCAATCAAAGGAATTTTAAATAAAAAGGCAAAGAAAATTCCCGTAAGAATAAAAATTACCAATGAAAATAAAAAAGAGATTTTTAACTATGAAATCTGTAACCATCATAAATTAATTCCCTTTTTATTACCTATCTGTCTCTCTTCTTCTTATTCTTCTTTTACTACCAAAACCCTTCTTAACTATACTATCCAAAATAAAATAAAATTAAAATTCCTTCTTAAAGATAGAGAAGAAGAGTTTATTTATGAAAAAATAAGTATTAGCGATGAACCAAGAAGTTGGGAACTTTATGATTTTTATAATGACTTAAAAACTATTTTGGAAAATCCCTTAGAAAAGATAACAATAAAGGAGTGCGAAATTGAAAGTGAAATTATCCCGGAAAAAAGAGCAGCAAAAATCTTAGATATCACTTTAAATAAAACCCGTTTTTTAATAAAAGATGAATTAAAAGTTAAAATAACTTTCCAAGATTTGGAAGGTAGAATTTTTGATAAAGAGATAAGTTTAAAAATTGATTTATCTCCTGCCCAATACTTTCTTTTTGTTGGCAATCCCGATGATTTCTTTGCTATTTTTCCTCAAAAGGAAGAAAAATCTTTCTCAAAACTTTTAGAAAATATTAAAAAGAGAAAAAGAGGGAACCTGCTAAAATTGGCTATCTATTCCCAAGCAAAGGGAATAATGTTAAAAGATTTGGGCTATTCCTTACCGTTATCACTAAAAAGATTAAAAGAGAAAAGCTTTTCCGAAACCTCTCCTTTTACTA
- a CDS encoding nitroreductase family protein codes for MDFFEAISARHSVRNFSDKEVEDEKIKKILEAARLAPSWQNRQPWYFIVVKDKELIKKISEFRPLTLNINIFLKKAPVIIILVSKKELSGTRAGLDYFLVDCAIAMEHLILAATALGLGTCWIGGFDEEYLKEILKIPKDFRIIALTPLGYPKEENLLGKAIKTFAQSRKRKELKEFVFLNEWGKRWEF; via the coding sequence TCGGTAAGAAATTTTTCTGATAAGGAAGTTGAAGATGAAAAGATAAAGAAAATTTTAGAAGCAGCCAGATTAGCACCTTCTTGGCAGAATCGTCAACCTTGGTATTTTATTGTGGTGAAAGATAAGGAATTGATAAAAAAGATTTCTGAATTCCGACCATTAACTTTGAATATTAATATCTTTTTAAAGAAAGCACCGGTAATTATTATTTTGGTTTCTAAAAAGGAATTATCAGGAACCCGTGCCGGTCTTGACTATTTTTTAGTTGATTGCGCAATCGCAATGGAGCATCTCATATTAGCGGCTACTGCTTTAGGTTTAGGAACCTGTTGGATTGGTGGTTTTGACGAGGAATACTTAAAAGAAATCTTAAAAATACCAAAGGATTTTAGAATTATTGCCTTGACACCATTGGGTTATCCCAAAGAAGAGAATCTTTTAGGAAAGGCAATTAAAACCTTTGCCCAAAGTAGAAAGAGAAAGGAATTAAAAGAGTTTGTCTTCTTAAATGAATGGGGAAAGAGATGGGAGTTCTGA